A DNA window from Pseudomonas sp. GD03919 contains the following coding sequences:
- a CDS encoding diguanylate cyclase, which yields MLQRHILLLVVLLGLSACGLAHASMVLTDASSGMPLNAHIELLEDTQGTLSIDNITAPEQQARFQPANGRASVGQSLNPWWVKLTLQRDEQAPEHWVLEVGSVTQLDLQLYQANAQGSWQLRQAGERVPFTESRDHPYRRMVFDLPAIGEQPMTLYLRAFDPAGNSFPLRIWQREDLTQLAARENLALGAIYGVVFALLLYNLFILISLRDKAYFWYVLTTAFALLFIMSMTGHGAQYLWPNHAVPPWLDRITLPSLWGLFASRFTQALLQTRIYVRWAHHLLNMACVIYLIAIVLNLFEQRYLAAWAIALLSLTSIPAALGSALIRWRQGFFPAQLYLYGYGLVLGSVSILLLRTTGVLQPAEWNAYIFPLAVAAESILFSFALAYRIQILKQERAVALQQADREKTARLAQLQASADELQAAVTMRTAELAATNEQLRDRERELQYAAFHDSLTELPNRRYLVERCESAMAHAERHKESIALLLIDLDHFKPINDRFGHAAGDLMLQVIARRLREHVRAGDAVARLGGDEFAALICGSDAESQAREIAERLLAELAAPVHYGAERLQVTISIGVALYPRHAKNFTGIYKAADTALYRVKEQGRSGLRVHGDDGELSEQACLELDVLKVPSGLA from the coding sequence ATGCTGCAGCGCCATATCCTCCTGCTCGTTGTTCTGCTGGGCTTGTCCGCTTGCGGCCTGGCACACGCATCCATGGTGCTCACCGACGCCAGTAGCGGCATGCCGCTCAATGCCCATATCGAGCTACTGGAGGATACTCAGGGCACACTGAGCATCGACAACATTACCGCCCCCGAACAGCAGGCACGCTTTCAGCCCGCCAATGGCCGCGCCAGCGTTGGCCAAAGTCTGAACCCCTGGTGGGTCAAACTCACCCTGCAGCGTGATGAGCAGGCTCCCGAGCACTGGGTGCTGGAAGTGGGCTCGGTGACCCAGCTCGACCTGCAGCTCTACCAGGCCAATGCACAGGGCAGTTGGCAACTACGTCAGGCTGGCGAACGTGTGCCATTCACCGAGAGCCGCGACCATCCCTACCGCCGCATGGTGTTCGACCTGCCCGCGATTGGCGAGCAGCCCATGACCCTCTATCTGCGCGCCTTCGATCCGGCGGGTAACTCCTTCCCCCTGCGCATCTGGCAACGCGAAGACCTCACGCAACTGGCAGCCCGCGAAAACCTGGCGCTCGGCGCGATCTATGGCGTGGTCTTCGCACTGCTGCTGTACAACCTGTTCATCCTTATCTCGCTGCGCGACAAGGCTTATTTCTGGTACGTACTGACTACCGCCTTCGCCTTGCTGTTCATCATGAGCATGACCGGCCACGGCGCGCAGTACCTGTGGCCGAATCATGCGGTACCGCCATGGCTCGACCGCATTACCCTGCCATCGCTGTGGGGGCTGTTCGCCAGCCGCTTCACCCAGGCCCTGCTGCAAACGCGTATCTACGTGCGCTGGGCGCATCACCTGCTGAATATGGCCTGCGTGATCTATCTCATCGCCATCGTCCTGAACCTGTTCGAGCAGCGTTACCTGGCCGCTTGGGCCATCGCCCTGCTCTCACTGACCAGCATCCCCGCTGCGTTGGGCAGCGCCCTGATCCGCTGGCGCCAGGGTTTCTTCCCGGCGCAGCTGTATCTCTACGGCTACGGTCTGGTCCTGGGCAGCGTCAGCATCCTCCTGCTGCGCACCACCGGCGTGCTGCAACCAGCCGAGTGGAACGCTTACATCTTCCCGCTGGCCGTGGCCGCCGAATCCATCCTGTTCTCCTTTGCCCTGGCTTATCGCATCCAGATACTCAAGCAGGAACGCGCTGTCGCGCTGCAGCAGGCGGACCGCGAGAAGACCGCACGCCTGGCCCAACTGCAGGCCAGCGCCGACGAACTTCAGGCGGCAGTGACCATGCGTACCGCTGAACTGGCTGCAACCAACGAGCAGTTGCGCGACCGCGAGCGCGAACTGCAGTACGCCGCCTTCCACGACTCGCTCACCGAACTGCCCAACCGTCGCTACCTGGTCGAGCGCTGCGAATCAGCCATGGCGCACGCCGAGCGGCACAAGGAAAGCATCGCGTTGCTGCTGATCGATCTGGATCACTTCAAGCCGATCAATGACCGTTTTGGCCACGCGGCTGGTGATCTGATGCTGCAGGTAATTGCCAGGCGCCTGCGTGAACATGTGCGCGCCGGTGATGCGGTGGCCCGCCTGGGCGGCGATGAGTTCGCCGCGCTGATCTGTGGCAGCGATGCCGAAAGCCAGGCCCGGGAAATTGCCGAGCGCCTGCTGGCTGAGCTGGCGGCCCCCGTGCACTACGGCGCCGAACGTCTGCAGGTGACCATCAGCATCGGCGTGGCGCTCTATCCGCGCCATGCGAAGAACTTCACTGGCATTTACAAAGCAGCCGATACAGCTCTTTACCGGGTCAAGGAGCAAGGGCGTTCGGGCCTACGCGTGCATGGCGACGATGGCGAGCTCAGCGAGCAGGCCTGCCTGGAGCTGGACGTACTGAAAGTCCCGAGCGGGCTGGCCTGA
- the alr gene encoding alanine racemase, with amino-acid sequence MRPLAAIVDLSAIAHNYAVAKRCAPGRQAFAVVKANAYGHGVREVVTALHEVADGFAVASLEEAAEVRAMHGEARILLLEGCFEASEYAIAAQLGLDVVVQSAAQAEALIASELVRPLNVWLKLDSGMHRLGFDAASLRQWHARLEDAEQFAELNLLSHFACADERNHPLTELQVERFLEVLDLDFNHRSLANSAAILTIPAAHMDWLRPGIMLYGATPFAELSARELGLKPAMTLAARVIAVREVAVGESVGYGATWVAERPSRIATVSCGYADGYPRHAPSGTPVLVEGQRAVLAGRVSMDMLAADITDLPEADIDSPVELWGSQLPVDEVATACGTIGYELLTKVTARVPRRYIG; translated from the coding sequence ATGCGTCCGCTTGCCGCCATCGTCGACCTCTCCGCCATCGCCCACAACTACGCCGTCGCCAAGCGCTGTGCGCCGGGGCGCCAGGCGTTCGCAGTGGTCAAGGCCAATGCCTACGGGCATGGCGTACGCGAGGTGGTCACCGCGTTGCACGAGGTAGCCGACGGCTTTGCCGTGGCCAGCCTGGAGGAAGCCGCCGAGGTGCGCGCCATGCATGGTGAGGCGCGCATCCTGCTGCTCGAGGGCTGCTTCGAGGCCAGTGAATACGCCATCGCCGCGCAGCTTGGACTGGATGTGGTGGTGCAGAGCGCGGCGCAGGCCGAGGCGCTGATTGCCAGTGAACTGGTGCGCCCGCTCAATGTCTGGCTAAAGCTGGACTCGGGTATGCACCGCCTCGGTTTCGATGCCGCCAGCCTGCGTCAGTGGCATGCGCGGCTCGAAGACGCCGAGCAGTTTGCCGAGCTCAACCTGCTCAGCCACTTCGCCTGCGCCGACGAGCGCAATCACCCGCTCACCGAGTTGCAGGTCGAGCGTTTTCTCGAGGTGCTGGATCTGGATTTCAACCATCGCTCACTGGCCAACTCGGCGGCCATATTGACCATTCCTGCTGCGCACATGGATTGGCTGCGCCCCGGCATCATGCTCTACGGTGCTACGCCGTTCGCCGAGCTGAGTGCACGCGAATTGGGGCTGAAACCGGCCATGACTCTGGCAGCGCGGGTGATCGCCGTGCGTGAGGTGGCGGTCGGTGAAAGCGTTGGTTATGGCGCGACCTGGGTGGCCGAGCGGCCTTCGCGTATTGCCACGGTCAGCTGCGGTTATGCCGATGGTTATCCGCGCCATGCGCCCAGCGGCACGCCGGTGCTGGTCGAGGGGCAGCGTGCTGTGCTGGCGGGCCGGGTGTCGATGGACATGCTGGCGGCAGATATCACGGACCTGCCCGAGGCCGATATCGACTCGCCGGTGGAGCTGTGGGGCAGCCAATTGCCGGTGGATGAGGTGGCCACAGCGTGCGGCACCATCGGCTACGAGTTGCTGACCAAGGTCACCGCGCGGGTGCCTCGGCGCTATATCGGCTGA
- the dnaB gene encoding replicative DNA helicase, whose amino-acid sequence MNDISIPEQYDLQTAALKVPPHSIEAEQAVLGGLMLDNNAWERVLDAVSDGDFYRHDHRLIFRAIYKLAERNAPFDVVTLSEQLDKEGQLSQVGGLAYLGELAKNTPSVANIKAYAQIIRERATLRQLIGISNEIADSAYAPEGRTGEEILDEAERKIFEIAEARPKTGGPVGINDILVKAIDRIDQLFNNGDAITGLSTGFDDLDGKTSGLQPADLVIVAGRPSMGKTTFAMNLVENALMRSDKAILVYSLEMPSESIVIRMLASLGRIDQTKVRAGQLDDDDWPRLTSAVNLLNDRKLFIDDTAGISPSEMRARTRRLAREHGEIGLIMVDYLQLMQIPGSSGDSRVNEISEISRSLKALAKEFNCPVIALSQLNRSLEQRPNKRPVNSDLRESGAIEQDADIIMFVYRDEVYHPETEYKGVAEIIIGKQRNGPIGTVRLAFLGKYSRFENLAPGSYQFEDE is encoded by the coding sequence ATGAACGACATCAGCATCCCCGAGCAATACGACCTGCAGACCGCTGCCCTGAAAGTGCCGCCGCACTCCATCGAGGCGGAGCAGGCGGTGCTGGGTGGCCTGATGCTGGACAACAACGCCTGGGAACGCGTGCTCGACGCCGTATCCGATGGCGATTTCTATCGCCATGACCATCGCCTGATCTTTCGCGCCATCTACAAGCTAGCCGAACGCAACGCGCCGTTCGACGTCGTCACCCTGTCCGAACAGCTGGACAAGGAAGGGCAGCTTTCGCAGGTCGGTGGCCTGGCCTATCTGGGCGAGTTGGCCAAGAACACGCCGTCGGTAGCCAACATCAAGGCCTATGCGCAGATCATTCGCGAGCGCGCCACGCTGCGCCAGCTGATCGGCATCAGCAACGAGATCGCCGACAGCGCCTATGCGCCGGAAGGCCGTACCGGCGAGGAAATCCTCGACGAGGCCGAGCGCAAGATTTTCGAGATCGCCGAGGCGCGCCCCAAGACCGGCGGCCCGGTGGGCATCAACGACATCCTGGTTAAGGCCATCGACCGTATCGACCAGCTGTTCAACAACGGTGACGCGATCACCGGCCTGTCCACCGGCTTCGATGATCTGGATGGCAAGACCAGCGGCCTGCAGCCGGCCGATCTGGTGATCGTCGCCGGTCGTCCGTCGATGGGTAAGACCACCTTCGCCATGAACCTGGTGGAAAACGCCCTGATGCGCAGCGACAAGGCGATCCTCGTCTACTCGCTGGAAATGCCCTCGGAATCCATCGTGATTCGTATGCTGGCGTCCCTGGGGCGCATCGACCAGACCAAGGTGCGTGCCGGTCAGCTCGACGACGACGACTGGCCGCGTCTGACCAGCGCGGTCAACCTGCTCAACGACCGCAAGCTGTTTATCGACGATACCGCAGGCATCTCGCCGAGCGAGATGCGCGCGCGTACGCGGCGCCTGGCGCGCGAGCATGGCGAGATCGGCCTGATCATGGTCGACTACCTGCAGCTGATGCAGATTCCCGGCTCCAGCGGCGACAGCCGGGTCAACGAGATTTCCGAGATCTCGCGCTCGCTCAAGGCCCTGGCCAAGGAATTCAACTGCCCGGTCATCGCCCTGTCGCAGCTCAACCGCTCGCTGGAGCAGCGCCCCAACAAGCGCCCGGTGAACTCGGACCTGCGTGAATCCGGAGCGATCGAGCAGGACGCCGACATCATCATGTTCGTCTACCGAGACGAGGTCTATCACCCGGAGACCGAGTACAAGGGCGTGGCCGAGATCATCATCGGCAAGCAGCGTAACGGCCCCATCGGCACCGTGCGTCTGGCCTTCCTCGGCAAGTATTCGCGTTTCGAGAACCTGGCGCCGGGTAGCTACCAGTTCGAAGACGAATGA
- the rplI gene encoding 50S ribosomal protein L9, which produces MEVILLEKIANLGNLGDKVNVKAGYGRNFLLPQGKATAATEANVAAFEARRAELEKAAAEKKASAESRAAQLAELEVTITATAGDEGKLFGSIGTHDIADALTASGVEVAKAEVRLPNGTIRQIGEYDVAVHLHTDVEATVKVIVVAA; this is translated from the coding sequence ATGGAAGTCATCCTGCTGGAAAAAATCGCCAACCTGGGCAACCTGGGCGACAAAGTGAACGTTAAAGCCGGTTACGGCCGTAACTTCCTGCTGCCGCAAGGCAAAGCCACCGCTGCCACCGAAGCCAACGTTGCTGCTTTCGAAGCACGTCGCGCCGAGCTGGAAAAAGCTGCTGCCGAGAAGAAAGCTTCCGCTGAATCTCGCGCTGCTCAGCTGGCTGAGCTGGAAGTCACCATCACCGCCACCGCTGGCGATGAAGGCAAGCTGTTCGGTTCCATCGGCACCCACGACATCGCTGACGCCCTGACCGCCTCCGGCGTTGAAGTGGCCAAAGCTGAAGTTCGTCTGCCGAACGGCACCATTCGCCAGATTGGCGAATACGACGTAGCTGTGCACCTGCACACCGACGTTGAAGCCACCGTCAAGGTGATCGTGGTCGCTGCTTAA
- the rpsR gene encoding 30S ribosomal protein S18, producing the protein MARFFRRRKFCRFTAEDVKEIDFKDLNTLKAYISETGKIVPSRITGTKARYQRQLATAIKRARFLALLPYTDSHGR; encoded by the coding sequence ATGGCACGTTTCTTCCGTCGTCGTAAATTCTGCCGCTTCACCGCTGAAGACGTGAAAGAGATCGATTTCAAAGATCTCAACACCCTGAAAGCCTACATCTCGGAAACCGGCAAAATCGTTCCTAGCCGTATCACCGGTACCAAGGCTCGTTATCAGCGTCAGCTGGCCACCGCTATCAAGCGCGCCCGCTTCCTGGCCCTGCTGCCCTACACCGACAGCCACGGCCGCTGA
- the rpsF gene encoding 30S ribosomal protein S6, with protein MRHYEIIFLVHPDQSEQVGGMVERYTKLIEEDGGKIHRLEDWGRRQLAYAINNVHKAHYVMLNVECTGKALAELEDNFRYNDAVIRNLVIRRDEAVTGQSEMLKAEENRSERRERRERPENAESNDGDDSDSNDSDNADE; from the coding sequence ATGCGTCATTACGAAATCATCTTTCTGGTTCACCCGGACCAGAGCGAGCAAGTCGGCGGCATGGTCGAGCGTTACACCAAGCTGATCGAAGAAGACGGTGGCAAGATTCACCGCCTGGAAGATTGGGGCCGTCGTCAGCTGGCTTACGCCATCAACAACGTCCACAAAGCCCACTACGTGATGCTCAACGTAGAGTGCACCGGCAAGGCCCTGGCCGAGCTGGAAGACAACTTCCGCTACAACGACGCCGTGATCCGTAACCTGGTCATCCGTCGCGACGAGGCCGTCACTGGCCAGTCCGAGATGCTGAAGGCCGAAGAAAACCGCAGTGAGCGCCGCGAGCGTCGTGAACGTCCTGAAAACGCCGAGTCCAACGACGGCGATGACAGCGACAGCAACGACAGCGACAACGCTGACGAGTAA
- the rlmB gene encoding 23S rRNA (guanosine(2251)-2'-O)-methyltransferase RlmB, with translation MSQLEKVYGVHAVEALLRHHPKRVKQLWLAESRQAPRIQPMLELAAQHRVPVGHKERQELDEWAEGVHQGVVAEVSPSQVWGENMLDELLERSEGVPLLLVLDGVTDPHNLGACLRTADAAGALAVIVPKDKSATLNATVRKVACGAAEVIPLVAVTNLARTLEKLQKKGLWVVGTAGEAEQELYQLDMTGPTVLVMGAEGKGMRRLTREHCDYLVKLPMGGSVSSLNVSVATGVCLFEAVRQRQAKGKG, from the coding sequence ATGAGTCAGTTGGAAAAAGTCTACGGTGTGCATGCCGTGGAGGCGTTGCTGCGCCACCATCCCAAGCGGGTCAAGCAGCTGTGGCTGGCCGAGAGCCGTCAGGCGCCGCGTATCCAGCCGATGCTGGAGCTGGCGGCGCAGCACCGCGTGCCGGTCGGGCACAAGGAACGCCAGGAGCTGGACGAATGGGCCGAGGGCGTGCACCAGGGCGTGGTCGCCGAGGTCAGCCCGAGCCAGGTCTGGGGTGAGAACATGCTCGACGAGCTGCTCGAGCGTAGCGAGGGCGTGCCCCTGCTGCTGGTGCTGGACGGGGTGACCGATCCGCACAACCTCGGCGCCTGTCTGCGCACTGCCGATGCGGCGGGGGCGCTGGCGGTGATCGTGCCCAAGGACAAGTCCGCCACCCTCAACGCCACCGTGCGCAAGGTGGCGTGCGGCGCGGCGGAGGTGATTCCGCTAGTGGCGGTGACCAACCTGGCGCGCACCCTGGAAAAGCTGCAGAAGAAGGGCCTGTGGGTGGTCGGCACCGCCGGCGAGGCCGAGCAGGAACTGTATCAGCTCGACATGACCGGCCCGACGGTGCTGGTCATGGGCGCGGAGGGCAAGGGCATGCGCCGCCTGACCCGCGAGCACTGCGATTACCTGGTCAAGCTGCCCATGGGCGGCAGCGTCAGCAGCCTCAACGTCTCGGTCGCCACCGGCGTCTGCCTGTTCGAGGCGGTGCGTCAGCGTCAGGCCAAGGGCAAGGGCTGA
- the rnr gene encoding ribonuclease R yields MADWQSLDPEAAREAEKYDNPIPSRELILAHLAERGSPASREQLVEEFGLDTDDQLEALRRRLRAMERDGQLIYTRRGTYAPVDKLDLICGRISGHRDGFGFLVPDDGSDDLFLSPAQMRLVFDGDRALVRVAGFDRRGRREGCIVEVISRAHESIVGRYYEENGIGFVVADNPKIQQEVLVTPGRTAGARIGQFVEIKITHWPTSRFQPQGDIVEVIGNYMAPGMEIDVALRSYDIPHVWPEAVVKEARKLKPEVDEKDKEKRIDLRQLPFVTIDGEDARDFDDAVYCEKISSRWKLFSGGWKLYVAIADVSHYVKVGSALDAEAAERGNSVYFPERVVPMLPEELSNGLCSLNPHVDRLAMVCEMTMSKSGQMIDYKFYEAVIHSHARLTYNKVSLMLEDPKSREGKSLRSEYKDVLPHLNQLYALYQVLVAARHERGAIDFETQETRIIFGTDRKITEIRPIQRNDAHKLIEECMLAANVAAARFMQDHEIPSLYRVHDGPPAERLEKLKAFLGELGLSLQRGKSKDGPSPKDYQRLLESIRERPDYHLIQTVMLRSLSQAVYSAQNEGHFGLNYEAYTHFTSPIRRYPDLLVHRAIRSVIRSKRETKHVERAGAATMPKARIYPYDEATLEKLGEQCSMTERRADEATRDVVNWLKCEFMQDRVGETFAGVITAVTGFGIFVELRDIYVEGLVHVTALPADYYHFDPVHHRLSGERSGRSFRLGDSVEVKVMRVDLDERKIDFELSQDKPGKGDEARRGGKPSGMGNTDVQKSREVKKALLDSAKKSGGKAPAKKTSSHRKGAPAPKAKAETSGSKPSKRKAKR; encoded by the coding sequence ATGGCCGATTGGCAATCCCTCGATCCCGAGGCCGCCCGCGAGGCGGAAAAATACGACAACCCCATCCCCAGCCGCGAACTGATTCTGGCCCATCTGGCTGAGCGTGGTTCGCCTGCCAGCCGTGAGCAACTGGTCGAAGAGTTCGGTCTCGATACCGACGACCAGCTCGAAGCGCTGCGTCGCCGTCTGCGTGCCATGGAGCGCGACGGCCAGCTCATCTATACCCGTCGCGGCACCTACGCACCAGTGGACAAGCTCGACTTGATCTGCGGGCGCATCAGTGGCCACCGCGATGGCTTCGGTTTCCTCGTGCCGGATGACGGCAGTGACGATCTATTCCTCAGCCCGGCGCAGATGCGCCTGGTGTTCGACGGCGATCGCGCTCTGGTACGTGTCGCGGGTTTTGATCGCCGCGGTCGTCGCGAGGGCTGCATCGTCGAGGTGATCAGTCGTGCTCATGAAAGCATTGTCGGCCGCTACTACGAAGAGAACGGCATTGGCTTCGTGGTCGCCGACAACCCGAAGATCCAGCAGGAAGTGCTGGTCACGCCGGGGCGCACGGCCGGTGCACGCATCGGTCAGTTCGTCGAGATCAAGATCACGCACTGGCCGACCTCGCGTTTTCAGCCACAGGGCGATATCGTCGAGGTGATCGGCAACTACATGGCGCCGGGCATGGAAATCGACGTCGCGCTGCGCAGCTACGACATCCCGCACGTCTGGCCCGAGGCGGTGGTCAAGGAGGCGCGCAAGCTCAAGCCTGAAGTGGACGAGAAGGACAAGGAGAAGCGCATCGATCTGCGTCAGCTGCCGTTCGTCACCATCGACGGCGAAGACGCCCGCGACTTCGACGATGCGGTGTACTGCGAGAAGATCAGCAGCCGCTGGAAACTGTTCTCCGGTGGCTGGAAGCTCTATGTGGCCATCGCCGACGTGTCGCACTACGTCAAGGTCGGTTCGGCATTGGATGCCGAGGCGGCCGAGCGCGGCAACTCGGTGTACTTCCCCGAGCGTGTCGTGCCGATGCTGCCGGAGGAGCTGTCCAACGGCCTGTGCTCGCTCAACCCGCATGTCGATCGCCTGGCCATGGTCTGCGAAATGACCATGTCCAAGAGCGGCCAGATGATCGACTACAAGTTCTACGAAGCGGTGATCCACTCCCATGCGCGCCTGACCTACAACAAGGTCAGCCTGATGCTGGAAGACCCCAAGAGCCGCGAGGGCAAGTCCCTGCGCAGCGAGTACAAGGACGTCCTGCCGCACCTCAATCAGCTCTATGCGCTGTATCAGGTGCTGGTGGCGGCGCGTCACGAGCGCGGCGCCATCGATTTCGAGACGCAGGAGACGCGCATCATCTTCGGCACCGACCGCAAGATCACCGAGATCCGCCCGATCCAGCGCAACGATGCGCACAAGCTGATCGAGGAGTGCATGCTGGCTGCCAACGTGGCCGCCGCGCGCTTCATGCAGGATCACGAGATTCCCTCGCTGTACCGCGTGCACGACGGCCCGCCGGCTGAGCGCCTGGAGAAGCTCAAGGCCTTCCTTGGCGAGCTGGGTTTGTCGCTGCAGCGTGGCAAGTCCAAGGACGGCCCGTCGCCCAAAGACTATCAGCGCCTGCTGGAAAGCATCCGCGAGCGTCCGGACTATCACCTGATCCAGACCGTGATGCTGCGCTCGCTGAGCCAGGCGGTGTACAGCGCACAGAACGAGGGGCACTTCGGCCTCAACTACGAGGCCTATACCCACTTCACTTCGCCGATCCGTCGTTACCCCGACCTGCTGGTGCACCGCGCCATTCGCAGCGTGATCCGCTCCAAGCGCGAAACCAAACACGTCGAGCGTGCCGGTGCGGCGACCATGCCCAAGGCGCGCATCTATCCGTACGACGAGGCGACGCTGGAAAAGCTCGGGGAGCAATGCTCAATGACCGAGCGCCGCGCTGACGAGGCGACCCGTGACGTGGTCAACTGGCTCAAGTGCGAATTCATGCAGGACCGTGTCGGCGAGACCTTTGCCGGCGTGATCACCGCCGTGACCGGCTTCGGCATCTTCGTCGAGCTGCGCGACATCTACGTCGAGGGCCTGGTACACGTCACCGCGCTGCCGGCCGACTACTACCACTTCGACCCGGTTCACCATCGCCTGTCCGGCGAGCGCAGCGGCCGCAGCTTCCGTCTTGGCGACAGCGTCGAGGTCAAGGTGATGCGCGTCGATCTGGACGAGCGCAAGATCGATTTCGAGCTGAGCCAGGACAAGCCCGGCAAGGGTGATGAGGCGCGTCGTGGCGGCAAGCCGAGCGGCATGGGCAATACCGACGTGCAGAAAAGCCGTGAGGTGAAGAAGGCCCTGCTCGACAGCGCCAAGAAGAGCGGCGGCAAGGCGCCGGCGAAGAAAACGTCCAGCCATCGCAAGGGCGCGCCTGCGCCCAAGGCCAAGGCCGAGACAAGCGGTAGCAAGCCGAGCAAGCGTAAGGCGAAACGATGA
- a CDS encoding methyl-accepting chemotaxis protein produces MFAIVSMLRSRLLRPVFVALGLAMLVQVGLAVWLMRASVDGMVEDLAQRLGGESRRLGEELSLAEREMTQGLAALSSSTRSRLGEGLSSQLKDEQAQLRVVLENNLKQSGQALAQLLAGVAPKSIWDLDIPALTSLTRIAQQDPAVLFAIIYDAEGKRLTRNFNRSNAQVRELVAAGQGDSPLEKLVDAASRDPRVYVVEAQISPMGASIGKVQMGLSLDVVEKELAALDGRFAALVEGAGALVDSSLAGASEEAAGALRERLQSAERYTQEMARNGGESVRVAADLLRWNIAMGLLVVGALAMLVVALVLGWRVLSRLRLLSAALNDLAAGEGDLTRRVSIDSRDEVGEMADAVNRFIAKLQPIVRESGEVALRAGEQIRSLTQRGVAAEAAAGRQRDEVAGSLQALEQMADEAQAESQAMQEALQRVDTIRQAAHENAAIAQRLSALIEGLVARVADGSAVIERLAKQSEQIEVVLTVIQSIAEQTNLLALNAAIEAARAGESGRGFAVVADEVRALASKTQQSTGDIQTHIAALQQGAQEAVAAIAQAGAQGSEGLEVLRDSARLQQSVQQSVDDVHGAINAATQAAAHQAEGAGAVRGRVEIIHAEAQHAAEAVAAIAGNARALGELAAQLKASLGQFKV; encoded by the coding sequence TTGTTTGCCATCGTTTCCATGTTGCGTAGTCGTTTGCTGCGCCCGGTTTTCGTCGCGCTTGGTCTGGCCATGTTGGTGCAGGTCGGTTTGGCGGTTTGGCTGATGCGTGCCTCGGTCGATGGCATGGTCGAAGACCTGGCGCAGCGCCTGGGAGGCGAGAGTCGCCGTCTTGGCGAGGAATTGAGCCTGGCTGAGCGTGAGATGACCCAGGGCCTGGCGGCGTTGTCGAGCAGTACGCGGTCGCGCCTGGGTGAGGGGCTTTCCAGCCAGCTAAAGGACGAGCAGGCGCAGCTGCGGGTGGTGCTGGAAAACAATCTGAAGCAGTCTGGTCAGGCGCTGGCGCAGTTGCTGGCCGGGGTGGCGCCGAAGTCGATCTGGGATCTGGACATTCCGGCGCTCACCTCGCTCACGCGCATTGCCCAGCAGGATCCGGCGGTGTTGTTCGCCATCATCTATGACGCTGAAGGCAAGCGCCTGACCCGCAATTTCAATCGCAGCAATGCGCAGGTGCGCGAGCTGGTCGCTGCTGGTCAGGGTGACTCGCCGTTGGAAAAACTGGTCGATGCAGCCTCGCGCGATCCGCGCGTATACGTGGTCGAGGCGCAAATCAGCCCGATGGGGGCGTCGATCGGCAAGGTGCAGATGGGCTTGTCGCTGGATGTAGTGGAGAAGGAGTTGGCAGCGCTGGATGGCCGTTTTGCCGCATTGGTCGAAGGGGCGGGTGCGCTGGTCGACAGCAGCCTGGCCGGTGCCTCCGAAGAAGCTGCCGGCGCGCTGCGTGAGCGTCTGCAGTCGGCCGAGCGCTATACCCAGGAAATGGCCCGTAACGGTGGTGAGTCGGTGCGTGTAGCGGCTGATTTGCTGCGGTGGAACATTGCCATGGGGCTGTTGGTCGTGGGGGCGCTGGCAATGCTGGTGGTCGCCCTTGTGTTGGGATGGCGGGTGCTCAGCCGGCTGCGTCTGCTCAGTGCCGCGCTCAACGACCTGGCAGCGGGCGAGGGGGATCTGACGCGACGCGTCAGTATCGACAGCCGGGATGAAGTAGGCGAAATGGCGGATGCGGTCAATCGTTTCATCGCCAAGCTGCAGCCCATCGTGCGTGAGTCCGGTGAAGTGGCGCTGCGCGCCGGTGAGCAGATCCGCAGCCTGACTCAGCGTGGCGTTGCGGCCGAGGCTGCAGCCGGTCGTCAGCGCGATGAGGTGGCGGGCAGTCTGCAGGCGTTGGAGCAGATGGCCGATGAGGCGCAGGCAGAAAGCCAGGCCATGCAGGAGGCGCTGCAGCGTGTCGATACCATCCGCCAGGCCGCGCACGAAAATGCGGCGATTGCTCAGCGTCTGTCCGCGCTGATCGAAGGTCTGGTGGCGCGGGTGGCTGATGGTTCGGCGGTGATCGAGCGGCTAGCCAAGCAGAGCGAGCAGATCGAAGTGGTGCTGACGGTGATTCAGTCCATCGCCGAGCAGACCAACCTGCTCGCGCTCAATGCGGCCATCGAGGCGGCGCGCGCGGGCGAGAGTGGGCGTGGTTTCGCTGTGGTGGCCGACGAGGTGCGGGCGCTGGCAAGCAAGACCCAGCAGTCCACGGGCGATATCCAGACGCATATCGCGGCATTGCAGCAGGGCGCGCAGGAGGCGGTTGCTGCCATCGCTCAGGCAGGTGCGCAGGGCAGCGAGGGGTTGGAGGTCCTGCGTGACAGTGCGCGCCTGCAGCAGTCGGTGCAGCAATCGGTGGATGATGTGCACGGCGCCATCAATGCGGCGACTCAGGCGGCGGCGCATCAGGCAGAAGGTGCAGGCGCTGTGCGTGGGCGTGTCGAGATCATTCATGCCGAGGCGCAGCATGCGGCGGAGGCGGTGGCGGCGATTGCCGGCAATGCGCGCGCGCTGGGCGAACTGGCGGCGCAGCTCAAGGCCAGCCTGGGTCAGTTCAAGGTGTAG